In a genomic window of Pseudoglutamicibacter albus:
- a CDS encoding ISL3 family transposase, with protein MPNSTCACSDTLNRCCRCDLLLDFPNLHLTAVLKDPTSLVLEVESCDPVAGCPGCGVIATGHGRIVTSMIDAPWAGRPVRIRWRKRRWICREPLCDVATFVEQNPNVCAARGLLSTRAIRWAIGQLGREGATIQGLARQLGTTWNTLWSQIRPVLIAAANDPSRFEGVQILGVDEHVWHHRNPRRRGPKEPTGMVDLTHGPHPTARLLDLVPGRSGNAYRDWLDECGEGFRKQVEIATLDPFQGYKNAIDDQLEDATCVLDAFHIVKLATSAVDDARRRVQQETLGHRGRTGDPLYGIRHILRAGQERLTARQQTRLETAFAAHPDHVAVEVAYMCAQDVRDVFHQPTPAQGRRLAEKLINSLPSCPIPEIARLGKTLRRWRTAFLAYFDTDGASNGGTEAINGLIELGRRIARGFRNFEHYRLRMLLTTGGLDASPHTQL; from the coding sequence ATGCCCAACTCTACGTGCGCCTGCTCCGACACGCTCAACCGCTGCTGCCGATGCGATCTCCTCCTCGACTTCCCCAACCTCCATCTGACCGCAGTACTGAAAGACCCCACGAGCCTGGTACTCGAGGTGGAGTCCTGCGATCCCGTCGCCGGATGCCCCGGCTGTGGAGTCATCGCCACAGGGCATGGCCGGATCGTGACCTCGATGATCGACGCGCCCTGGGCAGGCAGGCCGGTGAGGATCCGGTGGCGCAAACGCCGCTGGATCTGCCGCGAGCCCCTCTGCGACGTCGCCACCTTCGTCGAGCAGAACCCCAACGTCTGCGCTGCGCGAGGGCTGCTGAGCACGCGCGCGATCCGCTGGGCAATCGGACAACTCGGCCGTGAGGGGGCGACGATCCAGGGCCTGGCCCGCCAGCTCGGCACGACCTGGAACACCCTCTGGTCCCAGATCCGACCAGTCCTGATCGCGGCCGCGAACGACCCATCCCGCTTCGAGGGCGTGCAGATCCTGGGCGTGGACGAGCATGTCTGGCACCACCGCAACCCAAGACGGCGCGGTCCGAAGGAGCCCACCGGGATGGTGGACCTGACTCACGGACCCCACCCCACCGCCAGGCTGCTCGACCTCGTCCCCGGCCGATCCGGCAACGCCTACCGGGACTGGCTCGACGAATGCGGCGAAGGGTTCCGCAAGCAGGTCGAGATCGCCACACTCGACCCGTTCCAGGGCTACAAGAACGCGATCGATGACCAGCTCGAGGACGCCACCTGCGTGCTGGATGCGTTCCACATCGTCAAGCTCGCCACCAGCGCCGTCGATGACGCGCGCCGTCGGGTCCAGCAGGAGACCCTCGGCCACCGAGGCCGTACGGGCGACCCGCTCTACGGCATCCGTCACATCCTCCGGGCCGGGCAGGAACGCCTCACCGCCCGCCAGCAGACCCGCCTGGAAACAGCGTTCGCAGCCCACCCCGATCACGTCGCGGTCGAGGTCGCCTACATGTGCGCCCAAGACGTCCGTGACGTGTTCCACCAGCCCACCCCTGCCCAGGGTCGGCGTCTGGCCGAGAAGCTCATCAACTCGTTGCCGTCCTGCCCGATCCCGGAGATCGCGAGGCTGGGAAAGACGCTGCGCCGGTGGAGGACAGCGTTCCTGGCGTACTTCGACACCGACGGTGCCAGCAACGGCGGCACCGAGGCCATCAACGGGCTCATCGAGCTCGGTCGTCGCATCGCTCGCGGCTTCAGAAACTTCGAGCACTACCGACTCCGCATGCTGTTGACCACTGGCGGGCTGGATGCCTCACCCCACACTCAACTCTGA
- a CDS encoding GNAT family N-acetyltransferase: MGWVLDPSYGGHGFASEAVRAVLALGFDHYRLHRITAQMDARNSASAALARRVGLRLEAHHIQDWFSKGEWTDTLVYARLASERLQHSSED; encoded by the coding sequence ATCGGGTGGGTTCTCGACCCGTCATACGGCGGGCACGGCTTCGCCAGCGAAGCCGTCCGGGCAGTGCTTGCCCTCGGGTTCGACCACTACAGGCTCCACCGCATCACTGCGCAGATGGATGCCCGCAACAGCGCTTCCGCAGCACTCGCTCGCCGCGTCGGACTCCGGCTCGAAGCGCATCACATCCAGGACTGGTTCAGTAAGGGCGAGTGGACCGACACCCTCGTCTATGCGCGGCTTGCGTCCGAGAGACTGCAACACTCATCGGAAGACTGA
- a CDS encoding LysE family translocator, with translation MLSVATLFAFGVAVTPLVITPGASFTLVSSRGLVGDRRGAWAVIVGTAAGIISHGVLAGLGLAGVVVRSAELYQVLRLVGAMYLIGLGAWLVWRSRLSRAPAEREHARSDSKSVAQEIGQAYLANVLNVKAATVYLTLAPQFVPMDLIGVTSMLMLALVHVCVMAVWLGLWSTGLAKLSSAFSVASWKRWIDVGGGTILIVLGIRTAAARGEV, from the coding sequence ATGCTTTCGGTTGCTACGCTTTTCGCCTTTGGAGTTGCGGTGACTCCGCTTGTGATCACTCCGGGCGCAAGCTTTACGTTGGTGAGTTCACGAGGGCTGGTGGGGGACAGGCGTGGTGCTTGGGCTGTGATCGTGGGGACGGCTGCCGGAATCATCAGCCATGGTGTGCTTGCGGGGCTGGGACTCGCCGGGGTGGTGGTGCGCTCCGCGGAGTTGTATCAGGTTCTGCGGCTGGTTGGCGCGATGTATCTGATCGGCCTTGGTGCGTGGCTGGTGTGGCGCTCGCGGCTCAGCCGCGCCCCGGCGGAGAGAGAGCATGCCCGAAGCGACTCCAAATCCGTTGCGCAGGAGATAGGGCAGGCGTACTTGGCGAACGTGCTCAACGTGAAGGCGGCCACCGTGTACCTCACGCTGGCGCCACAGTTCGTGCCGATGGACCTGATCGGAGTGACTTCGATGCTGATGCTCGCTCTGGTCCATGTCTGCGTGATGGCCGTCTGGCTTGGGCTCTGGTCAACGGGGCTCGCGAAGCTGTCCAGCGCCTTCAGCGTAGCGTCCTGGAAGCGGTGGATTGACGTCGGAGGCGGGACGATTCTCATTGTTCTTGGCATCCGTACAGCTGCCGCGCGCGGGGAGGTGTAG
- the rpsB gene encoding 30S ribosomal protein S2 — protein MSVVTMRQLLDSGVHFGHQTRRWNPKMRRFIMTERNGIYIIDLQQSLSYIDRAYDFIKQTVAHGGTILFVGTKKQAQEAIAEQAQRVNMPYVNHRWLGGMLTNFATVSKRVNRMKELEEIDFDDVAGSKYTKKELLLLERELTKLRANLGGIRNMNRTPSMLWVVDTKKEHLAVDEATKLGIPVVAILDTNCDPDEVQYPIPGNDDAIRSVSLLTRVVADAVAEGLMARQGGNKGEAEEPMAEWERELLEGENPTAQAEEAPAEKAEEDGGQAATESK, from the coding sequence ATGTCCGTCGTGACCATGCGCCAGTTGCTCGATTCCGGTGTCCACTTCGGCCACCAGACCCGCCGCTGGAACCCAAAGATGCGCCGCTTCATCATGACCGAGCGCAACGGCATCTACATCATTGACCTGCAGCAGTCGCTGTCCTACATCGACCGTGCATACGACTTCATCAAGCAGACCGTAGCCCACGGCGGCACGATCCTGTTCGTCGGCACTAAGAAGCAGGCCCAGGAAGCCATCGCTGAGCAGGCTCAGCGCGTGAACATGCCATACGTCAACCACCGCTGGTTGGGCGGCATGCTCACCAACTTCGCTACCGTTTCCAAGCGTGTTAACCGCATGAAGGAACTCGAAGAGATCGACTTCGACGACGTAGCAGGTTCGAAGTACACCAAGAAGGAACTGCTGCTGCTTGAGCGCGAGCTGACCAAGCTGCGCGCAAACCTCGGCGGTATCCGCAACATGAACCGCACCCCATCCATGCTGTGGGTTGTCGACACCAAGAAGGAACACCTCGCAGTCGACGAGGCAACCAAGCTGGGCATCCCAGTTGTCGCGATCCTCGACACCAACTGCGACCCAGATGAGGTCCAGTACCCAATCCCAGGTAACGATGACGCCATCCGCTCCGTATCCCTGCTGACCCGCGTTGTCGCAGACGCCGTCGCAGAGGGCCTCATGGCTCGCCAGGGCGGTAACAAGGGCGAAGCCGAAGAGCCAATGGCGGAGTGGGAGCGCGAACTCCTCGAGGGTGAGAACCCAACCGCACAGGCTGAGGAAGCTCCAGCTGAGAAGGCTGAAGAAGACGGTGGCCAGGCGGCTACCGAGTCCAAGTAA
- the tsf gene encoding translation elongation factor Ts yields the protein MANYTTADIKELRERTGAGMMDVKKALDEADGDTAKALEIIRVKGLNKASKREGRATAEGLVAAKVVDGAGYMLELNAETDFVAKNEKFVELANKALDAAVANNVADVDALLAAKIGENTVAEEIEELSGVLGEKIQLRRIEKVEGPLVKAYLHKTSQDLPAQVGVLFAVDGTGEAAETAAHDVAVHAAAMAPVYLTREDVPEDLVAEERRIAEETARAEGKPEQALPKIIDGRMTGFFKEKVLVDQPFAKDTKQSIQQVLDAAGAKAVAFARFRVGA from the coding sequence ATGGCGAACTACACCACCGCAGACATCAAGGAACTGCGTGAGCGCACCGGCGCCGGCATGATGGATGTCAAGAAGGCTCTCGATGAGGCTGACGGCGATACCGCCAAGGCCCTCGAGATCATCCGCGTGAAGGGCCTCAACAAGGCATCCAAGCGTGAAGGCCGCGCAACCGCTGAAGGCCTCGTGGCCGCAAAGGTTGTTGACGGTGCAGGCTACATGCTCGAACTCAACGCTGAGACTGACTTCGTCGCTAAGAACGAGAAGTTCGTTGAGCTGGCAAACAAGGCCCTCGATGCCGCAGTAGCTAACAACGTCGCTGACGTTGACGCTTTGCTCGCCGCAAAGATCGGCGAGAACACTGTCGCTGAGGAGATCGAGGAGCTCAGCGGTGTTCTGGGCGAGAAGATCCAGCTGCGCCGCATCGAAAAGGTTGAAGGCCCACTCGTGAAGGCATACCTGCACAAGACCTCGCAGGACCTGCCTGCACAGGTTGGCGTTCTCTTCGCAGTCGACGGCACTGGTGAAGCCGCTGAAACCGCAGCTCACGACGTGGCTGTCCACGCAGCAGCTATGGCTCCTGTCTACCTCACCCGCGAGGACGTCCCCGAGGACCTGGTCGCTGAAGAGCGCCGCATCGCTGAAGAGACCGCACGCGCCGAGGGTAAGCCAGAGCAGGCACTGCCGAAGATCATCGACGGCCGCATGACCGGCTTCTTCAAGGAGAAGGTCCTGGTTGATCAGCCATTCGCTAAGGACACCAAGCAGTCCATCCAGCAGGTCCTGGATGCAGCTGGTGCCAAGGCTGTCGCCTTCGCACGTTTCCGCGTTGGCGCCTAA
- the pyrH gene encoding UMP kinase codes for MSNTPSKQRRRVLLKLSGEVFGGGKLGVDPATVRRIAEQIASTVGEVETAIVVGGGNFFRGAELAESGMDRSRADYMGMLGTVMNCLALQDFLEQTGVETRVQSAISMSQVAEEYIPRRAIRHLQKDRVVIFGAGAGLPYFSTDTVAAQRALEVHADQVLMAKSGVDGVYTADPKTNPDAKKFEKLTYSEALAGNIRVMDQTAMTMCKDNGLEMFVFGMEGEGNVAAAIRGTAQGTHVTVA; via the coding sequence ATGTCGAACACCCCTAGCAAGCAGCGCCGGCGAGTCCTATTGAAGCTCTCGGGAGAGGTGTTTGGTGGCGGCAAGCTGGGCGTGGACCCGGCGACCGTGCGGCGCATCGCCGAACAGATCGCCTCGACCGTAGGCGAGGTAGAAACAGCGATCGTTGTTGGCGGCGGCAACTTCTTCCGCGGAGCTGAGCTCGCGGAATCCGGTATGGACCGTTCCCGCGCTGACTACATGGGGATGCTCGGAACCGTCATGAACTGCCTGGCGCTTCAGGACTTCCTGGAACAGACCGGTGTTGAGACCCGCGTCCAGTCCGCCATTTCGATGTCCCAGGTCGCTGAAGAGTACATTCCACGCCGCGCGATCCGCCACCTGCAGAAAGACCGCGTCGTGATCTTTGGTGCAGGTGCTGGCCTCCCATACTTCTCAACCGATACGGTCGCGGCCCAGCGGGCGCTTGAAGTCCACGCTGACCAGGTTTTGATGGCCAAATCCGGTGTCGACGGTGTCTACACCGCGGACCCGAAAACCAACCCTGACGCCAAGAAGTTCGAGAAACTCACTTACAGCGAAGCCCTTGCCGGCAACATCCGGGTCATGGATCAGACCGCGATGACGATGTGTAAGGACAACGGCCTGGAAATGTTCGTTTTCGGCATGGAAGGCGAAGGCAACGTCGCGGCAGCGATCCGCGGCACCGCCCAGGGAACTCACGTCACAGTCGCCTAA
- the frr gene encoding ribosome recycling factor, whose amino-acid sequence MIQEVLGETRSAMERTIEAAQEDFATVRTGRANPGLYAKVMVEYYGSFTPLQQLASFQVPDARTILINPYDASSIRAIEKALSDSEIGANPSNDGRQIRITMPELTEERRNEYVKLVRTKAEEHKVALRNHRRKGNDMLKELEEDGGVGEDDVKRGENELNQMVREFGEQVDEMTKNKEAELLEI is encoded by the coding sequence ATGATCCAGGAAGTGCTGGGCGAAACCCGCTCCGCTATGGAACGTACGATCGAAGCAGCTCAAGAAGACTTCGCAACTGTCCGTACCGGCCGGGCAAACCCGGGCCTATACGCCAAAGTGATGGTTGAGTACTACGGCTCCTTCACCCCGCTTCAGCAGCTGGCCTCCTTCCAGGTGCCGGATGCGCGCACTATCCTCATCAACCCTTACGATGCCTCCTCGATCCGCGCGATCGAGAAGGCGCTTTCCGATTCGGAGATCGGCGCTAACCCATCCAACGACGGCCGCCAGATCCGCATCACGATGCCGGAGCTGACCGAGGAACGCCGCAACGAGTACGTCAAGCTTGTGCGCACCAAGGCTGAAGAGCACAAGGTAGCCCTGCGTAACCATCGCCGTAAGGGCAATGACATGCTCAAGGAACTTGAAGAGGACGGCGGCGTTGGCGAAGACGACGTCAAACGAGGCGAGAACGAACTGAACCAGATGGTTCGTGAGTTCGGCGAGCAGGTCGACGAGATGACCAAGAACAAGGAAGCCGAGCTCCTCGAGATCTAA
- a CDS encoding phosphatidate cytidylyltransferase, which produces MTYTSGFRNESSPVEGLGSSVSVDETRARRAASTHVDAPSRASRRPAAPGSRRARRQAERAAAAAAAAAEAETPEAKDLEAPVLETGNAQADTTEPVAEANTAQEVHTAQETHTAPQPIVEAPEPAELRGWRADQNAAWEPAYDETPEPVAAVEAEQDATALYEQDATAAHQEEAPARFGHDATALFEQDATATYDRDALAGQDAVPEEGALPAPYGALEPLSVPDPNDLPEPKPSKAGRNLPAAIGVGAGLLAVLGLGLFVFPYLLIALGCLVAGIGSWEVSRALKARTGIPIPLAPLLITSVALPLLAGIYGPVALSLGLTACLVLVVIWNLLEGRSHGSQSIGLSVLVVGWVPLLASFAFLIFQTERGAAALLTVVLLVVSNDTFGYIVGVTLGKHPMAARISPKKSWEGFAGSLLGATIVGIALCLWVLQIPWWLGVVLAIATVVCATLGDFAESMVKRALGVKDMSNLLPGHGGMMDRLDSLLFAMPFGYAVVMLAEALA; this is translated from the coding sequence ATGACGTACACGTCTGGTTTCCGGAATGAGTCCAGCCCTGTCGAGGGGCTGGGCTCATCGGTGTCTGTTGATGAGACGCGAGCGCGCCGTGCCGCATCGACGCATGTCGATGCGCCATCGCGCGCTTCAAGGCGTCCTGCAGCACCCGGGAGCAGGCGGGCACGCCGTCAAGCCGAGCGAGCAGCAGCCGCGGCAGCCGCGGCAGCGGAAGCTGAGACCCCCGAAGCGAAGGATCTTGAGGCACCAGTTCTCGAAACCGGCAACGCACAAGCCGACACCACCGAACCCGTGGCTGAAGCCAACACAGCGCAGGAGGTTCACACAGCGCAGGAGACTCACACGGCGCCGCAGCCTATCGTTGAGGCGCCGGAGCCGGCTGAGCTGCGGGGGTGGAGGGCCGATCAAAATGCGGCGTGGGAGCCTGCCTACGATGAAACGCCCGAGCCTGTTGCTGCTGTGGAGGCTGAACAGGATGCAACCGCGCTGTATGAGCAGGATGCAACGGCAGCGCATCAAGAGGAAGCACCGGCGCGGTTCGGACACGATGCAACTGCCCTGTTTGAACAGGATGCAACTGCAACGTATGACAGGGATGCGTTGGCTGGGCAGGATGCCGTGCCTGAAGAAGGTGCGCTACCTGCACCGTACGGGGCGCTGGAACCGCTGAGTGTTCCTGATCCGAATGATTTGCCTGAGCCGAAACCGTCTAAAGCGGGCCGTAACCTTCCGGCGGCGATCGGCGTGGGCGCGGGTCTTCTCGCCGTGCTTGGTCTCGGGCTTTTTGTTTTTCCCTATCTGCTGATCGCGCTCGGTTGCTTGGTTGCAGGTATCGGTTCGTGGGAAGTCTCGCGTGCGCTCAAGGCGCGCACGGGTATCCCTATTCCGTTGGCACCACTTCTCATCACGAGCGTCGCTTTGCCGTTGCTTGCGGGCATCTACGGGCCTGTCGCGCTCTCCTTGGGGTTGACCGCCTGCCTTGTGCTCGTGGTGATCTGGAACCTGCTTGAGGGGCGTTCGCACGGCTCACAGTCGATCGGGCTGAGCGTTCTAGTGGTGGGGTGGGTCCCGCTGCTGGCCTCTTTCGCGTTCTTGATTTTTCAAACCGAGCGTGGTGCTGCCGCGTTGCTCACGGTTGTTCTGCTGGTGGTCTCTAACGACACGTTCGGCTACATCGTCGGGGTGACCCTGGGTAAGCATCCGATGGCGGCACGCATCAGCCCTAAGAAGTCCTGGGAGGGCTTCGCAGGTTCGCTGCTGGGCGCGACCATCGTGGGTATCGCGTTGTGCCTGTGGGTTCTGCAGATACCGTGGTGGCTTGGCGTTGTCTTGGCTATTGCGACGGTCGTGTGCGCCACGTTGGGCGATTTCGCTGAGTCGATGGTCAAGCGTGCGCTCGGGGTCAAGGACATGTCTAACTTGTTGCCGGGGCACGGCGGCATGATGGACCGCCTGGATTCCCTCTTGTTTGCGATGCCTTTCGGCTACGCAGTGGTTATGTTGGCTGAAGCGCTGGCCTAA
- a CDS encoding DivIVA domain-containing protein, with product MARTDNAGLAGTLFARVADDAFGYDTGQVEDFLARARKTYEAENLNRDVVTSSVVRRATFDPVRGGYDPREVDAALDRLEDVFAARERNALIESEGHDRWLENISQVAMVLRARLHRAPGERFRRPSKRNVPSYNIADVDALCDRLIQYFEHDVPLSVDDVRRVVFRRAEGDEGYEENQVDAFLDRTIELMAAID from the coding sequence GTGGCTCGAACGGATAACGCCGGTCTGGCTGGCACTTTGTTTGCACGGGTGGCTGACGACGCCTTTGGATACGACACCGGTCAGGTCGAGGATTTCTTGGCGCGTGCCCGTAAGACGTATGAGGCGGAGAACCTGAACAGGGACGTTGTCACGAGCTCTGTAGTGCGGCGGGCAACGTTCGACCCGGTCAGGGGCGGCTATGATCCTCGCGAAGTCGATGCGGCCTTGGACAGGCTCGAGGACGTCTTCGCGGCCCGTGAACGCAACGCCCTGATCGAGTCTGAAGGCCACGACCGTTGGCTTGAGAACATCTCTCAGGTCGCGATGGTGTTGCGGGCTCGTCTGCATCGAGCGCCGGGGGAGCGTTTCCGCCGTCCATCCAAACGGAACGTACCGTCCTATAACATCGCAGACGTCGACGCGTTGTGTGACCGTCTCATCCAGTACTTCGAACACGATGTCCCCCTGAGCGTTGACGATGTACGCCGTGTGGTGTTTAGGCGCGCTGAGGGCGATGAAGGCTATGAAGAGAACCAGGTGGATGCGTTCTTGGACCGCACCATCGAACTCATGGCCGCGATCGACTAA
- a CDS encoding GNAT family N-acetyltransferase, translating to MRLRPVEPADLEHFFAHQQDPDANHMAAFSARNPSDRSVFDYHWGLMLRDPKIQVRTIEHDGEVAGSIVMAFHEDYAELSFWTDKSFWNQGVTTAAVEAMLEEFPQRPVRASVVADNVGTHKILEGRGFKQVDQTRDFSNARGEIVAEDHFELS from the coding sequence ATGCGCCTGCGCCCCGTTGAACCCGCGGACCTCGAGCACTTCTTCGCTCACCAACAGGACCCGGACGCCAACCATATGGCGGCCTTCAGCGCCCGCAACCCCAGCGACCGCAGCGTCTTCGACTATCACTGGGGCCTCATGTTGCGCGACCCTAAAATCCAGGTGCGCACCATTGAGCACGATGGTGAAGTAGCCGGATCGATCGTCATGGCTTTCCACGAGGACTACGCGGAGCTTTCCTTCTGGACTGATAAATCCTTCTGGAACCAGGGAGTCACCACCGCCGCCGTGGAAGCGATGCTGGAGGAATTCCCGCAGCGGCCTGTTCGCGCATCCGTGGTGGCTGACAACGTGGGAACCCACAAGATCCTTGAAGGCCGCGGTTTCAAACAAGTCGACCAGACCAGGGACTTCTCCAACGCGCGCGGAGAAATCGTCGCCGAAGACCACTTCGAACTCAGCTGA
- the dxr gene encoding 1-deoxy-D-xylulose-5-phosphate reductoisomerase, with product MARSVVIVGSTGSIGTQALAQIARAGDRFAVRAISAGQQARELALQAVAFRTSVVGLAGAEGMSADDVRGGFLLHLAGAKEVASREGRLELAGVGEVDVDVAGLDAYVPEVVVGDSAARACAALPDVDVVLNGVTGSRGLRPTLAAIEAGSVVALANKESLVAGGRLVMNAASPGQIVPVDSEHSAIAQALRSGARGEVERLIITASGGPFRGWNAHQLEEVTPQQALAHPTWDMGRVVTTNSATLVNKALEVIEAHLLFDVPLERIVPVVHPQSVVHSMVEFVDGSTIAQASPPDMGLPIALGLNWPDRLPGACTPVDWTQAHTWEFFPMDHEAFPAIELAKKAQEASPTHMAVYNAANEEAVDAFHDGAIGFRRIVEVVAEVVEAYDSDANTAEYGRSVEGVLAAEEWARDKARKLWA from the coding sequence GTGGCTAGGTCTGTTGTGATTGTGGGTTCGACGGGGTCGATCGGTACTCAGGCTTTGGCGCAGATCGCCCGTGCGGGGGACCGGTTTGCGGTGCGGGCTATTTCTGCGGGGCAGCAGGCTCGCGAATTAGCGTTGCAGGCGGTGGCGTTCCGCACCAGTGTGGTGGGTTTGGCTGGCGCTGAGGGGATGAGTGCCGACGATGTGCGCGGCGGCTTCTTGCTGCATCTGGCAGGTGCTAAGGAGGTTGCTTCACGTGAGGGGCGGCTTGAGCTTGCCGGTGTCGGTGAGGTTGACGTCGATGTCGCGGGCCTGGACGCTTATGTACCCGAGGTTGTGGTTGGTGACAGCGCGGCGCGCGCGTGTGCGGCGTTGCCTGATGTGGATGTGGTGCTCAACGGGGTCACGGGTTCGCGCGGTTTGCGGCCTACGCTGGCGGCTATTGAGGCCGGTTCTGTGGTGGCGTTGGCTAATAAGGAGTCACTGGTTGCTGGCGGCCGGCTGGTGATGAATGCGGCATCGCCGGGGCAGATCGTTCCTGTGGATTCGGAGCATTCAGCGATCGCGCAGGCCTTGCGTTCGGGAGCGCGTGGTGAGGTTGAGCGTTTGATCATCACCGCATCGGGCGGTCCGTTCCGCGGCTGGAACGCGCACCAGCTTGAGGAAGTCACCCCGCAGCAGGCCTTGGCTCACCCTACCTGGGATATGGGGCGTGTGGTCACAACCAATTCGGCGACCTTGGTGAATAAGGCGCTTGAAGTGATTGAGGCGCATCTGCTGTTCGACGTCCCGCTGGAGCGGATTGTTCCGGTAGTGCATCCGCAGTCGGTGGTGCATTCGATGGTCGAGTTCGTGGATGGTTCCACGATTGCGCAGGCGTCTCCACCGGATATGGGGTTGCCGATCGCGTTGGGTTTGAATTGGCCGGATCGCCTGCCGGGGGCGTGCACACCGGTGGATTGGACGCAGGCTCATACGTGGGAGTTTTTCCCGATGGATCATGAGGCGTTCCCTGCTATCGAGCTTGCGAAGAAAGCGCAAGAGGCTTCACCGACGCACATGGCCGTGTATAACGCAGCCAATGAGGAAGCGGTGGATGCTTTCCACGACGGCGCGATCGGTTTCCGGAGGATCGTCGAGGTCGTGGCCGAGGTGGTTGAGGCTTATGACTCGGATGCGAACACGGCAGAGTATGGCCGTAGTGTTGAAGGGGTTTTGGCCGCCGAAGAGTGGGCGCGCGATAAAGCCCGCAAGCTGTGGGCTTGA
- a CDS encoding M50 family metallopeptidase, protein MDQVLAYVIGALVMLVGIGISIALHEVGHLLPAKAFGLRVPRYMVGFGPTLFSFRKGETEYGIKLLPLGGYITMIGMYPPHQDGKQRPTRTGIFQQLSDEAKKAEAETLQPGDEKRLFLNLPVYKRIIIMLGGPFMNLLLAFVFFGIVLTGFGVATPTTTVSEVYQCLQAVDDENTRPAGEEQGCPEGAPAGPAYAAGLKPGDVITSVDGVSLDDTDWSALTDRIKASPDQELSIGYERDGVASTTTLVPVETARPVVSPLGMVEKNRDGTAKVESVGFAGIGSTAEIRPRPVGEVPGFVWENVKAVSGVVTQLPQKVAGVAQAAFSPAERDPNGPMSVVGVGRIAGEITSFEQISVKDKLASYLSLMGSLNVALFVFNLIPLLPLDGGHIAGALWEKIRKTFNKIFKRPDPGPVDLSKMLPVTYVVAGLLLVMGVILIYADLVKPVSLL, encoded by the coding sequence ATGGATCAGGTTCTGGCGTATGTGATTGGCGCGCTGGTGATGCTGGTGGGTATCGGCATCTCGATTGCGTTGCATGAGGTGGGGCATTTACTGCCGGCTAAGGCTTTCGGTTTGCGCGTGCCTCGCTACATGGTGGGTTTTGGGCCTACGCTGTTCTCTTTCCGTAAAGGGGAGACAGAGTACGGGATCAAATTGCTGCCGCTGGGTGGGTACATCACGATGATCGGTATGTATCCGCCGCATCAGGACGGCAAGCAGCGGCCTACACGCACCGGTATTTTTCAGCAGTTGTCCGATGAGGCGAAGAAGGCTGAAGCTGAGACTCTGCAGCCTGGCGATGAGAAGCGATTGTTTTTGAACTTGCCGGTGTATAAGCGGATCATCATCATGCTGGGTGGCCCGTTTATGAATCTGCTTTTAGCGTTCGTGTTCTTTGGGATTGTTCTTACTGGTTTCGGGGTCGCGACTCCTACGACCACGGTGTCTGAGGTGTATCAGTGTCTTCAAGCAGTGGATGACGAGAACACGCGCCCGGCGGGGGAGGAGCAGGGCTGTCCTGAGGGTGCCCCAGCTGGGCCGGCGTATGCGGCGGGCTTGAAGCCTGGGGATGTCATTACCTCGGTTGACGGTGTTTCGCTTGACGACACTGATTGGTCTGCACTCACGGACCGGATCAAGGCAAGCCCTGATCAAGAGCTCAGCATCGGTTATGAGCGCGATGGTGTCGCATCGACCACAACGTTGGTTCCGGTTGAGACGGCTCGGCCTGTTGTTTCGCCTTTGGGGATGGTTGAGAAGAACCGTGACGGTACTGCCAAGGTGGAGTCGGTGGGTTTCGCTGGCATCGGTTCGACAGCTGAGATCCGGCCGCGGCCGGTAGGTGAGGTCCCGGGTTTTGTGTGGGAGAATGTCAAAGCTGTTTCTGGTGTTGTGACTCAGCTTCCGCAGAAAGTTGCTGGCGTTGCCCAGGCCGCGTTCAGCCCAGCTGAACGCGATCCGAACGGGCCGATGTCCGTGGTAGGGGTGGGCCGCATCGCCGGCGAGATCACCTCTTTCGAGCAGATCAGCGTCAAAGATAAGCTCGCAAGCTACCTGAGCCTGATGGGTTCGCTGAACGTCGCGCTGTTCGTGTTCAACCTGATCCCGCTCTTGCCGCTTGATGGCGGTCATATCGCAGGGGCTTTGTGGGAGAAGATCCGCAAAACGTTCAACAAGATTTTCAAGCGCCCTGACCCGGGACCGGTGGATCTTTCGAAGATGCTCCCGGTCACCTATGTTGTTGCAGGTTTATTGCTCGTCATGGGTGTGATCTTGATCTATGCCGACCTCGTGAAACCGGTGTCCCTGCTGTAG